TCCTTACGCCCGTGGATTCGAACGATTTGACGAACGTTTTATCGGTAAACCGTTGGTTTATTGCGGAACGCTGGGACTTATGCCCAAAGAAATCAATGGCCAGCCGTCGGAACACAAAGAAGTGCACCCGGGTGATTTCGTGGTCATGACGGGCGGACGCATCGGCAAGGATGGGATTCACGGTGCGACGTTCTCTTCGGAGGAACTTCGGCAGGAGTCTCCGGCGCAGGCTGTGCAGATCGGCGATCCGATCACCCAGCGCAAGCTTTATGAATTTACCATTGAAGCACGCGATCTCGGGTTATTCCGGGCGATCACGGACAACGGAGCGGGTGGACTAAGTTCGTCGGCTGGCGAAATGGCGGAGATGTCGGGCGGCATGGTGATGGATTTGAGCGCGGCTCCGCTGAAATACCAGGGCTTACAGCCATGGGAAATTTATCTTTCTGAGGCACAGGAACGTATGACGCTGGCTGTTCAGCCTGAAAACATCGACGCCTTTTTGGCACTGGCGCGTCAGCGCGATGTGGAAGCTTCGGTCATGGGAACATTCACCGACAGCGGTGAAATGATCCTGAAATATGGCGAACGCATTGTGGCCAGAATTGATATGGATTTTCTTCATGACGGCGCACCGCGCCTGCACATACCGGCGGTATGGAACAAGCCGGAAACGGAGGAACCCGCGCGTGCGGCTGCAGGGACGCTGGGCGATATCCTGACCAATATGATTGGGCGCCTGAATGTGTGTTCTGGCGAATATAAATCACGTATGTACGATCATGAAGTGAAAGGGCGATCCATTGTAAAACCTTTTGTTGGAAAATACAGCGACATCCCTTCTGATGCCACTGTCCTGCTGGCTGAATATGGAAGCCGTGAAGGCATTGCTGTAACCGACGGGATCAACCCCTTCTATTCGGATTTGGACACGTACGATATGGCGACGTCGGTCTTTGATGAAGCCGTCCGGAAATTGGTGGCGGTGGGTGGCACCGTGGATCGTATTGCGGCACTGGACAACTTCTGCTGGCCCGATCCGGTGCAGTCAGACAAAACCCCCGACGGCCCCTACAAAATGGCCCAGCTGGTCCGTGCCTGTAAAGCTCTGTACGACATCACAACAGCCTATAACATGCCGCTGGTGTCAGGCAAGGACAGCATGAAGAACGATTCGGTTCGCGGCGGTCGTAAAATATCCATTCCGCCGACTTTGCTGATTTCAACCATGGGCAAAGTGAACGATATTGCTAAAGCACTGAATTTATCCTTCCAAAAACCCGGCGATAAGATCTATGTCATCGGCTGGACGAAGAAGGAACTGGGTGCGTCGGAATACTATCGGCTACTGGCCGAAGAACAGGGGTGCCCTATGCAGTACGGCGGTCAGGTTCCACAGGTGGATATGGCCTATGCCATAGACTTGTATCGCAAAGTGGAACAAATCATTGCTGACGAACTGCTGACCTCTGCGCATTCACCGTCAATGGGCGGATTAGCCCTTGGACTGGCCAAATGCTCGCTGGCTGGCGATTTGGGCGCAAAAATCGATCTCACAAAGGTTCCTTCACAAGAAACGCTCACTGCGGACGAAATGCTTTTCTCTGAATCCAACAGCCGCTTCATTGTTACATGTCCGGTCGAACGTGCGGAAGAGCTGGAGAAACGTTTAGCCGAATATCCCTGTGCCTGTATTGGACAGGTTGTTTCGGATAAACAACTTGTTGTAGACGATGTGCTGACCTGCGATCTTGAGTCCCTGCGCACGCGCTTCAAAGCGACCCTGTACGGGGTGTAATTTCAGGAAACGTAATTTTAAAAAATGGAGCGAACAGCAATGACTAAACCAAATATTTTAATCATCACCGGCTACGGGTTGAACTGCGAAGCGGAATCAGCTTATGCATGGGACATGGCCGGTGCAAACGCCGTAAAAATGCATCTGAATGACCTGCTGGACAAGCCGTCCAAACTGCAGGATTTCGACGGACTGATGTTTATCGGCGGATTCTCCTACGGTGACCACATGACTTCCGGCCACGTATTAGCCCAGCGCATTCGGCACATGTTACGCGATGAACTGCAAATATTTATTGATGGCGAAAAACTTATCATGGGCGTATGCAACGGCTTTCAGACCATGGTAAAACTGGGATTACTACCTGGGTTAGATGGCGATTACTTCACCCAGAAGATGGCCCTTATGCAGAATGACTGCGCAGCATTCCAGGACTACTGGATTACCTTGGGATTTGATCCGCTATCACCCTGTGTATTCACCAAAGGACTTGACCGTATGGATATGCCTATTCGTCACGGCGAAGGCAAATTATTCACTTTGGATCAGGCACTGATTGATCAAATTAAAACAAACCACGGCGTCGCCTGTCGCTACATTGATCCAGCTACCGGCGAAGCAAGCATGACCTTTCCACACAACCCGAATGGTTCTATTGATGCCATGGCAGGTTTGTGCGATCCCTCGGGCCGCATATTTGGAATGATGCCACATCCGGAAGCCTTCCTTTTCCCGCAAAACCATCCGCAATGGATGATACAGCGTCGCGAAGGTCGTTTGCCGGAGCACGGTGATGGATTAAAATTATTCATCAATGCCGTACAATATTTGCGCTAGCCCACCATGCTTTATTAAAGGCGGACCTGAGTAACAAATAATTAGTCAGACTAATAATTATGTTTAGCTTGACATCATTCGGGCTTACTGCATTATTTCGGGTTATGCTTCACATGGATTGCCTTGATTATATCGTATCAAACGCGCTATTAAACATTGCTAATACAAACTGTTTAGTATTAATTTCAGTATTATTTATAAACGGAAAAGGGATAATGAAATGATTTGCCTGGAATCATGCGAAGTGCTTTCAGAGATTCGCGTGGATGATTTTTATTTCAAAATCACTTTAAGCCCAGTTCATGAGGGCTCGTGCATCCTGTGGTTTGCTGATGCCCGCCTGTCGGATCGGTTCAAAGCTCTGGGACGCTTTTCCTTTTTCGACAAACAAAAGGTTCTGCAGTTTGTTTTCAATTACTGTACCAATGATGAGTTGCGCGAGGATATTGAAACCCGCAAATTCGAATGCCGGATTAAGAATCTTTCTACTGTTTATTTTGGTCAATTCGAACGCATGCCTAATTATCGGCGTTTGCAGGCATATCGTGAATTATTTGACCTTGATGGCGTAATCGATAAAAAAGATCTGGTTCGTCGCCGTAAATTGATGGCGAAGGTATTTCATCCGGATTGCGGAGGCGACAACAGAGCCATGAGCGTCATCAATCAGGCTTATGAAACATTGCTGCCCCATGCCAGAGGAAATTGATATCCGGGAAAAGGAGACGTTGATTATGGATTTATTTAAAGTCGTTCGGTTACGCAGATCCTATCGCGATGCATATACAGATGAAAAAGTTTCCCGCGAGGATCTTAAAACCATTGTTGAGGCGGGGCTGTGTGCGCCGTCGGGGAAAAATGCCCAGACAACCCATTTCGTAATTATCGATGATACTGAAGTGCTGAAGCAGATCGGCGCATTATCCGGGGCTCGAAAATGTCTGACCATGGCATCGGCAATGATTGCATGTATCGTAGATCGTCAACCAGAGAAAATCTATCAAGGCTATGACTTTCAAGTGGAAGACTGTGCGGCGGCCGTTGAAAACATGTTACTCGCCATTACAGCACTGGGCTACGCCTCTGTTTGGATTGACGGATGGCTGAGAGTGGAGGATCGGGCCAGCTTTATAGGAAATCTCATTGGTGTTCCGGCAGACAAGGTTGTACGCATTCTTTTGCCGGTGGGACGGCCGGTTGATAAAGACATCAAATCGCCGGCAAAACTGCCGTTTGACAAGAGAGCCGGATTTAACCGGTATGTTCCCCTGCAAAAGTAGCGATAGACAGCATGACTGCGGAAGCCTATTGTCCTCAATGCAAGGAAGTAAGACTGATACTTCGCAAATCGCGATATGATGGTTTTACCAAAATAGGAGAGGATCAGGTCTGTTCATCCTGTGGCTGTTGCTTCCCCGAAGAAAAGCGATCAGACAAAGATGCGCAGTCCGCAACAGAAGGGAAATCCGATGCCTTTAGGGCACTTTTTTCCGAAGACGAACTGCCAGAAAGACCCCATGTATTCAATGATGATGAGCAACGGCATTTCTGCCGCTACTGCGTGCATTACAT
This sequence is a window from Spartobacteria bacterium. Protein-coding genes within it:
- a CDS encoding phosphoribosylformylglycinamidine synthase yields the protein MAFRLEMGLKDGVPDARGNAVAGRIKGILDLNVTRCITRDVYKLDVQLTDAELDKLQRVIMDPVICVEARGRMAAPDTFDWLIEVGFKAGVTDNVGRTARALTEDVVERKLDAEEGIYTSVQYFISGEGFTRDDAMEIGRQVLANALIHSIDVYSPDEWAEEPIDRHIPQMPPVKLDVKTYDLSGSDEDLMRISSEGILSLTLEEMHAIRAYFMRDEVRAAREKINLPIWPTDVELEALAQTWSEHCSHKIFAANVHYKDEETGAEEDISSLFKTFIRDSTEDIRKRIDWLVSVFVDNAGVIKVNDHLNVAFKCETHNSPSALDPYGGAITGIVGCNRDPMGTGMGAELLANTWGYCLGSPFYDGDVPQGLFHPRIIRDGVHHGVIDGGNQSGIPYARGFERFDERFIGKPLVYCGTLGLMPKEINGQPSEHKEVHPGDFVVMTGGRIGKDGIHGATFSSEELRQESPAQAVQIGDPITQRKLYEFTIEARDLGLFRAITDNGAGGLSSSAGEMAEMSGGMVMDLSAAPLKYQGLQPWEIYLSEAQERMTLAVQPENIDAFLALARQRDVEASVMGTFTDSGEMILKYGERIVARIDMDFLHDGAPRLHIPAVWNKPETEEPARAAAGTLGDILTNMIGRLNVCSGEYKSRMYDHEVKGRSIVKPFVGKYSDIPSDATVLLAEYGSREGIAVTDGINPFYSDLDTYDMATSVFDEAVRKLVAVGGTVDRIAALDNFCWPDPVQSDKTPDGPYKMAQLVRACKALYDITTAYNMPLVSGKDSMKNDSVRGGRKISIPPTLLISTMGKVNDIAKALNLSFQKPGDKIYVIGWTKKELGASEYYRLLAEEQGCPMQYGGQVPQVDMAYAIDLYRKVEQIIADELLTSAHSPSMGGLALGLAKCSLAGDLGAKIDLTKVPSQETLTADEMLFSESNSRFIVTCPVERAEELEKRLAEYPCACIGQVVSDKQLVVDDVLTCDLESLRTRFKATLYGV
- a CDS encoding phosphoribosylformylglycinamidine synthase subunit PurQ codes for the protein MTKPNILIITGYGLNCEAESAYAWDMAGANAVKMHLNDLLDKPSKLQDFDGLMFIGGFSYGDHMTSGHVLAQRIRHMLRDELQIFIDGEKLIMGVCNGFQTMVKLGLLPGLDGDYFTQKMALMQNDCAAFQDYWITLGFDPLSPCVFTKGLDRMDMPIRHGEGKLFTLDQALIDQIKTNHGVACRYIDPATGEASMTFPHNPNGSIDAMAGLCDPSGRIFGMMPHPEAFLFPQNHPQWMIQRREGRLPEHGDGLKLFINAVQYLR
- a CDS encoding J domain-containing protein, with the translated sequence MICLESCEVLSEIRVDDFYFKITLSPVHEGSCILWFADARLSDRFKALGRFSFFDKQKVLQFVFNYCTNDELREDIETRKFECRIKNLSTVYFGQFERMPNYRRLQAYRELFDLDGVIDKKDLVRRRKLMAKVFHPDCGGDNRAMSVINQAYETLLPHARGN
- a CDS encoding nitroreductase; protein product: MKHCCPMPEEIDIREKETLIMDLFKVVRLRRSYRDAYTDEKVSREDLKTIVEAGLCAPSGKNAQTTHFVIIDDTEVLKQIGALSGARKCLTMASAMIACIVDRQPEKIYQGYDFQVEDCAAAVENMLLAITALGYASVWIDGWLRVEDRASFIGNLIGVPADKVVRILLPVGRPVDKDIKSPAKLPFDKRAGFNRYVPLQK